In Microbulbifer agarilyticus, the DNA window CCGCTAACTTAACAACCGATGGGGTAATCCATGCCGCTTCGGCCTAGCCGATTTCGCAGCAACCGGATTTTTTCGCCGCCGCTGCCGCAGATTATGCGGCGTTGTGGAAATGACTCCCTATCCAGGGGCGGAGGGTCACAAATTTCCCGCTCAGGCCGGACCTTGCGCCCCCTCCCAACACGTCAGAACCGATAATTCAGACTCAATCCGCCCACCGCGTCATCTGGCCGTACCAGTACATCTGCCGCAATGCGCAACTTCTCATTGATGCTGACACCGACCATAGCGCCTACGCCGTTCTGGAAGATGCCAGTGTTGTCGCTGCGATAGGACGGCAGCCGCGCCCAGTTATTGAAGATCGAATTGACCCCGATACCCAGGTCCGCGTAGTCATCACCACTAGTATGTTCGAGCCAGAACTCGCCGAACCACTGGTACTCCCCGACATCGTCACCGTTATAGAAGAAGCCCAGTTTCGACCGCAGGTATTCCCTGTCCTGTCCGTGTACCCACAAGCCCAGAGGATCGAGGCGCTGGCCCCAGGAGCCGGTGTAGGTCAACCGGTCGGCCGTGCGCTCGCGGAAGCCATTCACATCCACCTCGGTCCATTCAAAAGACACAAAGGGACCCAAATGGCCACAGGCCTGCAGCGCAGTATCGTAACCGGCGCGCAGGAATACGCTGTAGCCTTCGCCATCGGTGTCCCCATCGAGGCGATGACGGAATTTATTGCCGATGCGTATGGTGCGCTGTATATCGTCATAATCGATGTCCGAGAAGGTCACACCGCCATCCAGGAAAAAGAGTTCGTTATCCCAGCGGGCGAAGGCACTCAAGTTGAAACTGCGCGCCTTGAAAAAGAGATCGGTCGGCTCGTACTCGCTGCCCCCATAGGACATGCTGAGCCCCCACTCCAGGTGATCGAAGCCGGCAAAGCTCATACCCAGAAAGCCATCCCAGGTCGGATATTCGTCATTGACCGCAGGCGCCACCCCAAGCTCTGAGTGGCCGACACTGGCGCCAAAAAATACGGTGGTCGTTGGATCGCGATAGCGCTGGGATATCAAATGATGATCGATATTAATGCGGTGCTGACGCATGTTTTCATAACCGAGATCCGGCAACACACCGAAGTGAATCGCCGCGGTCAGGGTTTGATAGTAATAGTCCGCCAGCATCCGCTGAGCCGCCAACGTGGGGTGGACACCGTCATCGAAGATCAGCAAGTTCGCATTGGGATTGGTACCGTTCGCGCCGTAAATTGGGCTCGGTGTTGCGCAGTTTTCGTAGCAAAACGCACTCTGGTCAATGTTGGCGAAGCCAAACGCCGTCGGGTCTGCGATGGCAAGCTCGAGTATCCCCTCCATATCCAATAACAAAATGTTGCCGATCGCATTTACCTGGCGTCGCAGGCGATCGTTGAATATTTCGGTGCCGAGATTCGCATAGTTGATCGCCGCCTGCCCCTGCACATTGATCGCAGGAGTGTTACCAATACGCGGGGTGTTGGTCATAACGATGTATTTCGCACCGTATGCCTTGAGCACACCGCCGGCGGTCGAAAGAAACGTTGCCGCGCGCGTCATCGAATCAAAATTGATGGTGCCGGTGCTCACACCATTCAAGATGTTGTTGGCACCGCCATTCAGAAAATAAAGATTATTGGGCGATACCGCATTTTGCGGCAGGTAACCCTGACCAGTAGCGAAGGGCACGCCAGTCAAGGTGATATTGTTGTTGGGATCGTCCACCAGCGCCTGCAGGGCAGCCGGGTCATTAAATGCAGCGACGGCCGCCGCCACCTCGGCAGGACTGAGGTAGGGGCTCTCCCCCTGTGCCGGGTTGCAGATGCCATCGGGCCCGCAACGACTGGAGTCCGGCAATATCGTGGTCAGGGTATTGTGATCCGCCACCGTGGTGTCGGGAAACAGCACGCGGAATTGCTGTGGTCCAACAAGATCCAGCAACACATCCGCGGTTCGGTTGCCGCCAACCGCCCAGTTGGGGCCGTTGGTCAACACAGAGTCCACAATTTGCTGCAGCTGCTGATCGATGGTTCCGGGCGCCGGCGCGCAGGGAATAGGGCCACCGAATGCGGGTCCCAGCCCAAAACAGGAATTTTCCTTGGGCACGCCAAGCATATCCGCGAGAAAGGATACCGCGGGCTGGCGGGGATAGATTCCTTGAGGGTCTTCGGAGGTAAACACGCCGGCATTGCCGTTATCGGAAAGGCTATCGCCAAATACGATCAGGGAACCGTATATCGCCTCTTCGGCCTGCCCCTCCGTTGCAACGATTCCCATCCCCAACAGCAGGGCAATCGACGTCGCCAAACTCGCCCTGCCAACGTTGCCAGCACCCAAATCCTTTGTGTCTCGCCGCACTGGGTTCTCCTTACCTCCGCGAAATTTCGTGGCAAGTATAGGTTAATCGCGAGAAAGGAATTTCTTGTTGCGATGATCAGCCGACACGGTTTTCCACTGCATCCATCTGATTGACCAGCGGCGCCAGCACCCCACTGATCAGCGCAGCCAGCAGGCTCCACACCAGGGCAATACTCAACAGGCACTGCCATACCGGCCGCCCCCAGCCCGCCGGGCCAAAGTAGACACTGTTCAGGTAAAACACCGGCGCAATAAGCAAGCCCGCAAGCGCCGCATGCAGCGGTTTATGGATAAGCCAGGAAAGGGAATAGCGTACGGTGGTCGCCAGCATCGCCCAGATACAGATCACCCAGGCTGGCGGCAGAGTGGATTGATATTCCTGTACGCCATACAACATAAACGCCCACTCGACGCCAAAGCCACAGAAAATAAAACCGAGAATCAGAAAAATATCACGAATATCGCGCCATATAAAAAAGTGCAGCATAAGCACCACAAATAGCGCAATTAATGCCATGGCATTGCCACCGAGTAAGGCCACCCACCACCCGGCAACAAACAGCGCAAAGTTGGCCATTTTTTTATAGTGCATTTAGCAACACATCCGTCAGAAGATTCTGTATCGCGAGCGCAATCTCTCCGGCGACAAAAGCGCAGAGATATAGGGAATAAAACAGAGGTTTACTATTTCTTCAAGTTAGCGAAAGCTTCAATCGCGATTTTTCGCGATTCAGTCACATCGCAAATGGGCGGTGGATAGCTGTGGTCGGAAAAAAGATCTTGCGGCGGGCAATGAATATCCCGGTCTGACACCTCCGCCAGCTCCGGAATATACGCGCGAATAAACGCACCCTCGGGATCAAAGCGTTTCGATTGGCTATAGGGGTTAAACACACGAAAGTAAGGTGCTGCATCGGTGCCGGTGGATGCCGCCCACTGCCAGCCACCATTGTTGGCAGCGAAATCCGCGTCCACCAGTTGCTGCATAAAATATTGCTCACCCTTGCGCCAATCTGTGAGCAGATTTTTGGTTAGGAAGGAGGCGACCACCATACGCAGTCGATTGTGCATCCAACCCGTCTGATTCAGCTGTCGCATCGCCGCATCCACAATCGGCACGCCTGTTTGCCCGGCACACCAGCGCTCGAAATCCTCGGCTCGGTCGGACCAGGGTACCGCTTCAGTTTCGGGCTTGAACGGTTTATTGCGGCATACCCGGGGGAAATTTACCACCAGGTGCTGATAGAACTCACGCCACAGTATTTCACTGAGCCAGACCGTTGCTCCCTTGCTCGGCCCATCCCAGCGACCATCGTTGTGCGCCACCGCCAGCTGTACGCATTGACGTACGGAAACTGCACCACAGTTTAAATAGGGTGACAGCCGCGATGTGTTTTCGCGCGCTGGGAAATCCCGCCACTCTTCATAGTCGTCAATTATGTCGGCGAATTTTTTCAGCGTGCGCGCGCCGGCCACCGCTCCCACCGGCCAATCCAGCACCCGCCCTTCGCCACCGGCAGCCACCCCATAGCCAGTCAGCGTATCGGGAATGCTGCGCACCAGGTTGTGTTCGCCATCGAGTGCAATCCACTCCGGCCACTGCGACAGGTGATCTGCAGGCTGTGTGCGCGGTGTGGGCAAGCTGCCAAAAGCCTCGCCACTATTGCTGTGGGCGGAAATAAACGCACGCTTGAATGGGGTAAATACTTTGAAGCCGTCGCCACTGCCCGTGGTAAGGCTACCCGGCGGAATCAAGGTGCGGTCGGTGAAGTACTCAACCGTAACGCCCAGCTTGCCCAACGCGCTTTTTACCGAGTGATCGCGCGCCAGCTCGTTTACCGGGTATTCCGCATTGGCAAACAACGCATCTATCTGCAACTTCTGCGCAATTTGCGCCAGCGCAGCATGGACGTCACCAAACGTCGGCACCTCAAGAAAATACAGCGGAATATTTTTTTTCTGCAGCGTCGCCTGCAACTGGCGCAAAGAGCGCAGCCGCATGGCAACTACATTGTCGCCGTCGCCATGGCTCGCCCAGGTGTTTGGACAGGCGATAAATACCACGGCGAGCGCATCACAGCTTTTCGCGGCGCGGTACAGGGCAGTGTTATCCGCCATGCGCAAATCGTTGCGCAACCACATCAGGCCTCTTTGGATGTTTTTCACAGGTATGCCTGGGCTAGCTGAAATCACACAGACCAAGCTCTGCGGGCTCTGCCGCGAGTAGCACCTGGCTGTGGATAAAACTGTGGGGGCTGCGCGGAAGGTAATGACGGAGCAAGGTCAGGACTGCTGAAAGCGGCTTGTGCCCCACCCGATAGTCTTCGATCAAATCTTTGAGCTCGGCCTTTTCACGCTTATCCAGGAACTCGCTCAGGTGCCCGGCACTGTGCATCAAAGCGTTGGTCTTATCTTTGCGTGAGGCCGGCCGGGAAAGAATCTCCATAATGCGCCCGCGCACCTCAAATGCCAGCTCCGCCTCACTCATCGACTTGGCGTCAGCAAGCACCTTGCCCAGTGCACGGGTCTTGTCCTGATGATGTGCCATCAG includes these proteins:
- a CDS encoding DUF2878 domain-containing protein, producing MHYKKMANFALFVAGWWVALLGGNAMALIALFVVLMLHFFIWRDIRDIFLILGFIFCGFGVEWAFMLYGVQEYQSTLPPAWVICIWAMLATTVRYSLSWLIHKPLHAALAGLLIAPVFYLNSVYFGPAGWGRPVWQCLLSIALVWSLLAALISGVLAPLVNQMDAVENRVG
- a CDS encoding cryptochrome/photolyase family protein, with amino-acid sequence MWLRNDLRMADNTALYRAAKSCDALAVVFIACPNTWASHGDGDNVVAMRLRSLRQLQATLQKKNIPLYFLEVPTFGDVHAALAQIAQKLQIDALFANAEYPVNELARDHSVKSALGKLGVTVEYFTDRTLIPPGSLTTGSGDGFKVFTPFKRAFISAHSNSGEAFGSLPTPRTQPADHLSQWPEWIALDGEHNLVRSIPDTLTGYGVAAGGEGRVLDWPVGAVAGARTLKKFADIIDDYEEWRDFPARENTSRLSPYLNCGAVSVRQCVQLAVAHNDGRWDGPSKGATVWLSEILWREFYQHLVVNFPRVCRNKPFKPETEAVPWSDRAEDFERWCAGQTGVPIVDAAMRQLNQTGWMHNRLRMVVASFLTKNLLTDWRKGEQYFMQQLVDADFAANNGGWQWAASTGTDAAPYFRVFNPYSQSKRFDPEGAFIRAYIPELAEVSDRDIHCPPQDLFSDHSYPPPICDVTESRKIAIEAFANLKK
- a CDS encoding autotransporter outer membrane beta-barrel domain-containing protein, whose product is MRRDTKDLGAGNVGRASLATSIALLLGMGIVATEGQAEEAIYGSLIVFGDSLSDNGNAGVFTSEDPQGIYPRQPAVSFLADMLGVPKENSCFGLGPAFGGPIPCAPAPGTIDQQLQQIVDSVLTNGPNWAVGGNRTADVLLDLVGPQQFRVLFPDTTVADHNTLTTILPDSSRCGPDGICNPAQGESPYLSPAEVAAAVAAFNDPAALQALVDDPNNNITLTGVPFATGQGYLPQNAVSPNNLYFLNGGANNILNGVSTGTINFDSMTRAATFLSTAGGVLKAYGAKYIVMTNTPRIGNTPAINVQGQAAINYANLGTEIFNDRLRRQVNAIGNILLLDMEGILELAIADPTAFGFANIDQSAFCYENCATPSPIYGANGTNPNANLLIFDDGVHPTLAAQRMLADYYYQTLTAAIHFGVLPDLGYENMRQHRINIDHHLISQRYRDPTTTVFFGASVGHSELGVAPAVNDEYPTWDGFLGMSFAGFDHLEWGLSMSYGGSEYEPTDLFFKARSFNLSAFARWDNELFFLDGGVTFSDIDYDDIQRTIRIGNKFRHRLDGDTDGEGYSVFLRAGYDTALQACGHLGPFVSFEWTEVDVNGFRERTADRLTYTGSWGQRLDPLGLWVHGQDREYLRSKLGFFYNGDDVGEYQWFGEFWLEHTSGDDYADLGIGVNSIFNNWARLPSYRSDNTGIFQNGVGAMVGVSINEKLRIAADVLVRPDDAVGGLSLNYRF